A genomic segment from Acipenser ruthenus chromosome 5, fAciRut3.2 maternal haplotype, whole genome shotgun sequence encodes:
- the LOC117402550 gene encoding EGF-containing fibulin-like extracellular matrix protein 1 isoform X1, translating to MTNRGLAMLRTWLFLSVVLYCVLSQEMEETITFTQCTDGYEFDPARQQCRDINECAIVTDACKGGMKCVNHYGGYLCLPKTAQITINNGDEPSQPAQTGPIVPPVVPTRRPPPPTRRPPQVAARRTHCNTGFAPDEQNYCRDVNECEVSNPCQHQCYNLLGSFMCQCDQGYELNRDRVTCQDIDECSFPNYMCQYQCVNEPGRYSCVCPDGYQLQGTRMCQDINECETRTDNCREDEMCWNYYGGFRCYPRNLCQEPYIRTSENRCVCPSGNPVCRAVAHSIVYKYMSIPSDRSIPADVFQIQATNIYANTINTFRIKSGNEGGEFFLRQSSNVSAMLVLTKPVSGPREYIVDLEMITVNTVLNYRSSSLLRLTIIVGPYPF from the exons ATGACTAACAG AGGTTTAGCAATGTTAAGGACCTGGTTATTCCTGAGTGTGGTTTTGTATTGTGTTCTCTCACAAGAGATGGAAGAAACTATCACTTTCACA CAGTGTACAGATGGCTATGAATTTGATCCAGCGAGACAGCAATGCCGAG ACATTAATGAATGTGCAATTGTCACGGATGCCTGCAAGGGAGGAATGAAGTGTGTGAACCATTACGGTGGCTATCTCTGCCTTCCCAAAACCGCCCAGATCACTATTAACAATGGAGATGAACCCTCGCAGCCCGCTCAGACTGGGCCTATTGTTCCCCCTGTCGTCCCCACGAGACGCCCGCCTCCTCCCACCCGACGCCCTCCCCAAGTCGCGGCCAGACGCACACACTGTAATACTGGGTTTGCACCGGATGAGCAGAATTATTGCAGAG atgtAAATGAATGTGAGGTCAGTAATCCATGTCAACATCAGTGCTATAACTTGCTGGGTTCGTTCATGTGCCAGTGTGATCAAGGCTACGAGCTCAACAGAGACAGAGTCACTTGTCAAG ATATTGATGAGTGCAGTTTCCCCAACTACATGTGCCAGTATCAGTGTGTAAATGAACCAGGGAGATACTCCTGTGTCTGCCCTGATGGATACCAGCTGCAGGGTACACGAATGTGTCAAG ATATAAATGAATGTGAAACCAGGACTGATAATTGCAGAGAAGATGAGATGTGCTGGAATTACTATGGCGGATTCAGATGTTATCCTAGGAACCTCTGTCAGGAACCTTACATTCGGACATCTGAAAA TCGCTGTGTCTGTCCATCAGGCAATCCAGTTTGCAGAGCCGTGGCGCATTCAATTGTCTACAAATACATGAGCATCCCTTCAGATAGGTCCATACCAGCTGACGTCTTCCAGATTCAGGCAACCAACATCTACGCCAACACCATCAACACCTTCCGGATCAAATCCGGAAACGAAGGAGGAGAGTTCTTTCTGAGG CAATCCAGTAATGTCAGTGCAATGCTTGTCCTGACAAAGCCTGTATCAGGACCTAGAGAATACATCGTAGATCTGGAGATGATTACAGTCAACACCGTACTGAACTACCGGTCCAGCTCCTTGTTAAGGCTGACAATAATAGTGGGACCTTATCCTTTTTAG
- the LOC117402550 gene encoding EGF-containing fibulin-like extracellular matrix protein 1 isoform X2: protein MTNRGLAMLRTWLFLSVVLYCVLSQEMEETITFTCTDGYEFDPARQQCRDINECAIVTDACKGGMKCVNHYGGYLCLPKTAQITINNGDEPSQPAQTGPIVPPVVPTRRPPPPTRRPPQVAARRTHCNTGFAPDEQNYCRDVNECEVSNPCQHQCYNLLGSFMCQCDQGYELNRDRVTCQDIDECSFPNYMCQYQCVNEPGRYSCVCPDGYQLQGTRMCQDINECETRTDNCREDEMCWNYYGGFRCYPRNLCQEPYIRTSENRCVCPSGNPVCRAVAHSIVYKYMSIPSDRSIPADVFQIQATNIYANTINTFRIKSGNEGGEFFLRQSSNVSAMLVLTKPVSGPREYIVDLEMITVNTVLNYRSSSLLRLTIIVGPYPF, encoded by the exons ATGACTAACAG AGGTTTAGCAATGTTAAGGACCTGGTTATTCCTGAGTGTGGTTTTGTATTGTGTTCTCTCACAAGAGATGGAAGAAACTATCACTTTCACA TGTACAGATGGCTATGAATTTGATCCAGCGAGACAGCAATGCCGAG ACATTAATGAATGTGCAATTGTCACGGATGCCTGCAAGGGAGGAATGAAGTGTGTGAACCATTACGGTGGCTATCTCTGCCTTCCCAAAACCGCCCAGATCACTATTAACAATGGAGATGAACCCTCGCAGCCCGCTCAGACTGGGCCTATTGTTCCCCCTGTCGTCCCCACGAGACGCCCGCCTCCTCCCACCCGACGCCCTCCCCAAGTCGCGGCCAGACGCACACACTGTAATACTGGGTTTGCACCGGATGAGCAGAATTATTGCAGAG atgtAAATGAATGTGAGGTCAGTAATCCATGTCAACATCAGTGCTATAACTTGCTGGGTTCGTTCATGTGCCAGTGTGATCAAGGCTACGAGCTCAACAGAGACAGAGTCACTTGTCAAG ATATTGATGAGTGCAGTTTCCCCAACTACATGTGCCAGTATCAGTGTGTAAATGAACCAGGGAGATACTCCTGTGTCTGCCCTGATGGATACCAGCTGCAGGGTACACGAATGTGTCAAG ATATAAATGAATGTGAAACCAGGACTGATAATTGCAGAGAAGATGAGATGTGCTGGAATTACTATGGCGGATTCAGATGTTATCCTAGGAACCTCTGTCAGGAACCTTACATTCGGACATCTGAAAA TCGCTGTGTCTGTCCATCAGGCAATCCAGTTTGCAGAGCCGTGGCGCATTCAATTGTCTACAAATACATGAGCATCCCTTCAGATAGGTCCATACCAGCTGACGTCTTCCAGATTCAGGCAACCAACATCTACGCCAACACCATCAACACCTTCCGGATCAAATCCGGAAACGAAGGAGGAGAGTTCTTTCTGAGG CAATCCAGTAATGTCAGTGCAATGCTTGTCCTGACAAAGCCTGTATCAGGACCTAGAGAATACATCGTAGATCTGGAGATGATTACAGTCAACACCGTACTGAACTACCGGTCCAGCTCCTTGTTAAGGCTGACAATAATAGTGGGACCTTATCCTTTTTAG
- the LOC117402550 gene encoding EGF-containing fibulin-like extracellular matrix protein 1 isoform X4, which produces MLRTWLFLSVVLYCVLSQEMEETITFTCTDGYEFDPARQQCRDINECAIVTDACKGGMKCVNHYGGYLCLPKTAQITINNGDEPSQPAQTGPIVPPVVPTRRPPPPTRRPPQVAARRTHCNTGFAPDEQNYCRDVNECEVSNPCQHQCYNLLGSFMCQCDQGYELNRDRVTCQDIDECSFPNYMCQYQCVNEPGRYSCVCPDGYQLQGTRMCQDINECETRTDNCREDEMCWNYYGGFRCYPRNLCQEPYIRTSENRCVCPSGNPVCRAVAHSIVYKYMSIPSDRSIPADVFQIQATNIYANTINTFRIKSGNEGGEFFLRQSSNVSAMLVLTKPVSGPREYIVDLEMITVNTVLNYRSSSLLRLTIIVGPYPF; this is translated from the exons ATGTTAAGGACCTGGTTATTCCTGAGTGTGGTTTTGTATTGTGTTCTCTCACAAGAGATGGAAGAAACTATCACTTTCACA TGTACAGATGGCTATGAATTTGATCCAGCGAGACAGCAATGCCGAG ACATTAATGAATGTGCAATTGTCACGGATGCCTGCAAGGGAGGAATGAAGTGTGTGAACCATTACGGTGGCTATCTCTGCCTTCCCAAAACCGCCCAGATCACTATTAACAATGGAGATGAACCCTCGCAGCCCGCTCAGACTGGGCCTATTGTTCCCCCTGTCGTCCCCACGAGACGCCCGCCTCCTCCCACCCGACGCCCTCCCCAAGTCGCGGCCAGACGCACACACTGTAATACTGGGTTTGCACCGGATGAGCAGAATTATTGCAGAG atgtAAATGAATGTGAGGTCAGTAATCCATGTCAACATCAGTGCTATAACTTGCTGGGTTCGTTCATGTGCCAGTGTGATCAAGGCTACGAGCTCAACAGAGACAGAGTCACTTGTCAAG ATATTGATGAGTGCAGTTTCCCCAACTACATGTGCCAGTATCAGTGTGTAAATGAACCAGGGAGATACTCCTGTGTCTGCCCTGATGGATACCAGCTGCAGGGTACACGAATGTGTCAAG ATATAAATGAATGTGAAACCAGGACTGATAATTGCAGAGAAGATGAGATGTGCTGGAATTACTATGGCGGATTCAGATGTTATCCTAGGAACCTCTGTCAGGAACCTTACATTCGGACATCTGAAAA TCGCTGTGTCTGTCCATCAGGCAATCCAGTTTGCAGAGCCGTGGCGCATTCAATTGTCTACAAATACATGAGCATCCCTTCAGATAGGTCCATACCAGCTGACGTCTTCCAGATTCAGGCAACCAACATCTACGCCAACACCATCAACACCTTCCGGATCAAATCCGGAAACGAAGGAGGAGAGTTCTTTCTGAGG CAATCCAGTAATGTCAGTGCAATGCTTGTCCTGACAAAGCCTGTATCAGGACCTAGAGAATACATCGTAGATCTGGAGATGATTACAGTCAACACCGTACTGAACTACCGGTCCAGCTCCTTGTTAAGGCTGACAATAATAGTGGGACCTTATCCTTTTTAG
- the LOC117402550 gene encoding EGF-containing fibulin-like extracellular matrix protein 1 isoform X3, with product MLRTWLFLSVVLYCVLSQEMEETITFTQCTDGYEFDPARQQCRDINECAIVTDACKGGMKCVNHYGGYLCLPKTAQITINNGDEPSQPAQTGPIVPPVVPTRRPPPPTRRPPQVAARRTHCNTGFAPDEQNYCRDVNECEVSNPCQHQCYNLLGSFMCQCDQGYELNRDRVTCQDIDECSFPNYMCQYQCVNEPGRYSCVCPDGYQLQGTRMCQDINECETRTDNCREDEMCWNYYGGFRCYPRNLCQEPYIRTSENRCVCPSGNPVCRAVAHSIVYKYMSIPSDRSIPADVFQIQATNIYANTINTFRIKSGNEGGEFFLRQSSNVSAMLVLTKPVSGPREYIVDLEMITVNTVLNYRSSSLLRLTIIVGPYPF from the exons ATGTTAAGGACCTGGTTATTCCTGAGTGTGGTTTTGTATTGTGTTCTCTCACAAGAGATGGAAGAAACTATCACTTTCACA CAGTGTACAGATGGCTATGAATTTGATCCAGCGAGACAGCAATGCCGAG ACATTAATGAATGTGCAATTGTCACGGATGCCTGCAAGGGAGGAATGAAGTGTGTGAACCATTACGGTGGCTATCTCTGCCTTCCCAAAACCGCCCAGATCACTATTAACAATGGAGATGAACCCTCGCAGCCCGCTCAGACTGGGCCTATTGTTCCCCCTGTCGTCCCCACGAGACGCCCGCCTCCTCCCACCCGACGCCCTCCCCAAGTCGCGGCCAGACGCACACACTGTAATACTGGGTTTGCACCGGATGAGCAGAATTATTGCAGAG atgtAAATGAATGTGAGGTCAGTAATCCATGTCAACATCAGTGCTATAACTTGCTGGGTTCGTTCATGTGCCAGTGTGATCAAGGCTACGAGCTCAACAGAGACAGAGTCACTTGTCAAG ATATTGATGAGTGCAGTTTCCCCAACTACATGTGCCAGTATCAGTGTGTAAATGAACCAGGGAGATACTCCTGTGTCTGCCCTGATGGATACCAGCTGCAGGGTACACGAATGTGTCAAG ATATAAATGAATGTGAAACCAGGACTGATAATTGCAGAGAAGATGAGATGTGCTGGAATTACTATGGCGGATTCAGATGTTATCCTAGGAACCTCTGTCAGGAACCTTACATTCGGACATCTGAAAA TCGCTGTGTCTGTCCATCAGGCAATCCAGTTTGCAGAGCCGTGGCGCATTCAATTGTCTACAAATACATGAGCATCCCTTCAGATAGGTCCATACCAGCTGACGTCTTCCAGATTCAGGCAACCAACATCTACGCCAACACCATCAACACCTTCCGGATCAAATCCGGAAACGAAGGAGGAGAGTTCTTTCTGAGG CAATCCAGTAATGTCAGTGCAATGCTTGTCCTGACAAAGCCTGTATCAGGACCTAGAGAATACATCGTAGATCTGGAGATGATTACAGTCAACACCGTACTGAACTACCGGTCCAGCTCCTTGTTAAGGCTGACAATAATAGTGGGACCTTATCCTTTTTAG